The genomic segment TTTGTGAAGGCCATCTTGGGTAATCAGGCACTAAAGACGAGGATTTCCATGAACAAAAGTATCAATCCTATGTGGAATGAGGATCTGATGTTTGTGGCTGCAGAACCATTTGAGGAGCCATTGATATTGAGTGTAGAAGACCGAGTTGCTCCGAGCAAAGATGAAGTTCTTGGAAGATGTGCTATTCCTTTGCAGTATGTAGATAGGAGATTGGATCATAAACCAATAAACACAAAGTGGTTTAATCTAGAGAAACATATATTAGTCGAAggtgaaaagaaaaaagaagtaAAGTTTGCGAGCAGGATTCATATGAGAATTTGCTTGGAAGGTGGTTACCATGTTCTTGATGAGTCGACTCACTACAGCAGTGATCTTAGACCCACAGCAAAGCAATTGTGGAAATCAAGCATTGGGGTTCTGGAATTAGGTATTTTGAATGCTCAGGGGCTGTCGCCGATGAAAACCAAAGATGGGCGGGCAACAACGGATGCTTATTGTGTTGCCAAATTCGGACAAAAGTGGGTAAGGACAAGGACAATTCTTGACAGTTTTTCTCCCAAGTGGAACGAACAGTACACGTGGGAAGTGTTTGATCCTTGCACTGTAATAACCATTGGTGTGTTTGACAACTGTCATTTTCATGATAAGGCTGGAAGGGATTCTCGAATAGGAAAGGTCCGGATTCGACTTTCTACTTTAGAAACTGACCGTGTGTACACACACACGTATCCTCTTCTTGTTTTGCATCCCAGTGGTGTCAAAAAGATGGGTGAAATTCATTTGGCTGTACGTTTCTCTTGCTCGTCCCTGCTAAACATGATGCATATGTACTCACAACCGTTGCTACCCAAAATGCACTACATTTACCCACTAACTGTAGGCCAGCTCGACAACTTGAGGCACCAAGCCACTCAGATAGTCTCCGTGAGGCTAAGTCGAGCCGAGCCTCCTTTGAGGAAGGAGGTGGTGGAGTATATGCTCGATGTGGGCTCTCACATGTGGAGTATGAGAAGAAGCAAAGCAAACTTTTTCCGAATTATGGGTGTTTTGAGTGGGTTAATCGCTGTTGGTAAATGGTTTGATCAGATATGCAATTGGAAGAATCCCATTACCACCGTTCTGATTCACATCTTGTTCTTGATCCTGGTTATGTATCCCGAGCTTATATTACCGACTATTTTTCTCTACTTGTTCTTGATTGGAGTATGGTACTATAGATGGAGACCAAGGAATCCACCCCACATGGACACTCGCCTCTCTTGCGCCGACAATGCTCATCCAGATgaattggatgaggaatttGACACTTTTCCGACTTCACGGCCTGCTGACATCGTACGGATGAGGTATGACCGTCTTCGAAGCATTGCTGGACGGATTCAAACTGTAGTTGGGGACTTGGCGACACAAGGGGAGAGGCTTCAGTCCCTGTTAAGCTGGCGAGATCCCAGAGCTACTGCTTTGTTTGTCCTTTTCTGTTTAATTGCTGCCATAGTTCTCTATGTCACACCTTTCCAGGTCGTGGCTCTTCTGACCGGATTTTATGTGCTAAGACATCCCAGGTTTCGATACAAGCTTCCCTCTGTGCCACTTAACTTCTTTCGAAGGTTGCCAGCTAGAACAGACTATATGTTGTAAACGGTTTCAGTTCATTCCCATTTTCATTAAGTTGGCTTAAAAATATGCTCTTTAGTCTGAATGGATCTTGTTTGATCCAAATGTTTCACCAAGTGGTGAAGTTCGTGTTGTGGTATGATGTGTAATCTGTCTTGAAACTTGCATATTTTGCAAATTTTCAggttcttttaaatttttttccggGTAATTTACGTTCAAAAGTTGGTTGTGTAGGAGACAGATGCATCACTCTACTCTCTAGTTGCATAGTTGTCATCGGGACGAGGTATCCTTCATCTTTACTGGTAGATTATACGAGAATGAGTCATTATCATGCATATGCGATTAAGTTTTATGTATGGTTTTTGGTTCACTGCGAAACCCAATTATTTAAACGGTTCAGTTAATTTTGTGAAGGTTGATCGGTTCTTTTATGGAGGATCATATTTAATCCAGACGCAGTATAAATCCTAGCCTGATTTTTTATTGGATAAGTACTAAAATCAGAATGTGACCCGTTCAATATATATTCCCCGTTTTCGCTCGTTTAGAAGACTAATTTTGAATCAAGAGTATGCTAACAACCCCAGGATGGATGTTTTTGCGGCCCTCAAATGTCGACCTAGAACCTGGATTTGTGTTGTAATATCCTTGGCACTGTAAGAGTAGCAGTTGACCTCTTGTTGTTTACATGACTATCTGGTTTTTGTATGGTAGCATGCATTTGGCCTCGTAGAACCGTAGATAGATAAAAGAAATAAAGGACATGAGTTTGATTGCTTTGTGTTGATTAAGGTTGCAAATGAGTTGCGTCGTATTATTCATCTaagtttgaattttaaaaattcgACTATTTATGTAAGtttgaattaaatttttttttatacggATCGCTCATTCGAATAAAACAAGATCACTTTAAACCAATACGTACACGAGCCATGTTATGTCGTAAAAGGCAAAGAATTGAAAtaccaaaagaaaaagaaaaacattCAAGAGTTCCTGCAGCATCCACCCTTTCTCCTATTGGGATCCATCTCCTGACCAGGAACAACTATCTTAGTACCCTTCAGTGATGCAGATTTTCCATAATCCATTCCGTCGGCCACGGCAAGTGATTTCTTGCTCATGATTCGATATATCTCAGTCAAAATTGTCATGAACGCGCTTTCAACATTGGTTGCTTCAAGGGCCGACGTCTCCATGAAGTACAAGTTCTCTCTTTCAGCAAACTCTTGAGCATCCTCTGACGGAACTGCCCTAAGAGTGCCAAGATCACATTTGTTGCCAATGAGCATTATCACGATATTTTTATCGGCATGGCCTCTCAGCTCCTCGAGCCATCGTGCCATGTGATCAAACGACTGGCGTTTTGTCATGTCATAAACCAGCATTGCACCAACAGCACCTCGGTAGTAAGCGCTTGTTACTGCTCGGTACCTATGAAACCAAAAAAGAAAACGAGAAAAGGCTAAACAGATCAAAGATCGTGgtgcatatattatatgagAAATGCAGAAGTCTTCTAAATCGTTGGCTTTGATTCTGTACATGTGGTGCGCATATCACACACTTGTAAAAGATATGAATTGTAAATCCCAAAATGTTACTGTTCAGATTCGTTTATTGTCTATATCAAAATTTAGGCACCATTTCTTGTTCCTCTCCCTCTGCATTACACTTGTCACGATATCTTCTTTACCTCTTCCTCTACTTTTAGAGGTTTACCTAGGTACATTCCATCTTAATCTCGAGGACTAACTGTTTTGAGTGTTTGCAAATCTTTTTTCAATTACCATTTATCTGATATTCATCTGCATTGCACGCAGAGCATCATGGCAAGATTTCTTGCATGTGATTTTGCAATGCTACCATAATCATATAGACACAAATCTGATTCAATTCCACATGGATATGGCAAACTCTTGGGATTTGATTTCAGCATCACCCATCCACACAAAAGCCAAAAAcagtttttaaataattccaAGACACTTGTAGAGAAAATACGAAAGATTCAAACAAGACGAAAGATTCAAACAAGAGGGTGATTCAAGGATGAAACCTCTCTTGACCAGCAGTGTCCCAAATCTGTGCCTTCACAGTCTTGTTGTCGATAACTAAGGTCTTGGTCTGGAATTCAACCCCAATTGTAGCCTTTGATTCCAAACTGAATTCATTCCTCGCAAACCTACCCAACAATTGGGATTTTCCC from the Primulina eburnea isolate SZY01 chromosome 3, ASM2296580v1, whole genome shotgun sequence genome contains:
- the LOC140825307 gene encoding FT-interacting protein 3-like, with the protein product MQRPPPEDFSLKETNPHLGGGKVTGDKLTSTYDLVEQMQYLYVRVVKAKDLPGKDMTGGCDPYTEVKLGNYKGTTRHFEKKSNPEWNQVFAFSKDRIQASVLEVAVKDKDAVKDDFIGRVLFDLNDVPKRVPPDSPLAPQWYRLEDRKNDKVKGELMLAVWMGTQADEAFPEAWHSDAAAVSGADSIATIRSKVYLSPKLWYLRVNVIEAQDLQPTDKSRFPEVFVKAILGNQALKTRISMNKSINPMWNEDLMFVAAEPFEEPLILSVEDRVAPSKDEVLGRCAIPLQYVDRRLDHKPINTKWFNLEKHILVEGEKKKEVKFASRIHMRICLEGGYHVLDESTHYSSDLRPTAKQLWKSSIGVLELGILNAQGLSPMKTKDGRATTDAYCVAKFGQKWVRTRTILDSFSPKWNEQYTWEVFDPCTVITIGVFDNCHFHDKAGRDSRIGKVRIRLSTLETDRVYTHTYPLLVLHPSGVKKMGEIHLAVRFSCSSLLNMMHMYSQPLLPKMHYIYPLTVGQLDNLRHQATQIVSVRLSRAEPPLRKEVVEYMLDVGSHMWSMRRSKANFFRIMGVLSGLIAVGKWFDQICNWKNPITTVLIHILFLILVMYPELILPTIFLYLFLIGVWYYRWRPRNPPHMDTRLSCADNAHPDELDEEFDTFPTSRPADIVRMRYDRLRSIAGRIQTVVGDLATQGERLQSLLSWRDPRATALFVLFCLIAAIVLYVTPFQVVALLTGFYVLRHPRFRYKLPSVPLNFFRRLPARTDYML
- the LOC140825310 gene encoding ras-related protein RABA4d-like, which codes for MSNIYGGDFNQKIDYVFKIVLIGDSAVGKSQLLGRFARNEFSLESKATIGVEFQTKTLVIDNKTVKAQIWDTAGQERYRAVTSAYYRGAVGAMLVYDMTKRQSFDHMARWLEELRGHADKNIVIMLIGNKCDLGTLRAVPSEDAQEFAERENLYFMETSALEATNVESAFMTILTEIYRIMSKKSLAVADGMDYGKSASLKGTKIVVPGQEMDPNRRKGGCCRNS